The following proteins are co-located in the Bacteroidales bacterium genome:
- a CDS encoding dihydrodipicolinate synthase family protein codes for MTALKGIVPPMITPLINESKLDYRGLEKLIEHLISGGVHGVFILGTTGEAPSLSHALRVDLIKYVCDQVNGRIPVLVGITDVSLKEAVHISDKSKEFGAQAVVLAPPFYYQIDQNELYHFTEQLIGEISLPVYLYNNPGLTKVSFEIETIRKLLSNPEVIGLKDSSADMVYYHRLLKVAHDSEVPLLIGPEELLMESLLIGGNGGISGGANMFPQLYVSIYDSVNSGDLNKARELQRQVMELSGIVYSGNGSSSVINGIKCVLKHMQICPNDYIVKPLNKASKDKSERINQYLTNQKLYV; via the coding sequence ATGACTGCACTTAAAGGAATTGTGCCTCCAATGATTACACCCCTGATTAATGAGAGTAAACTGGATTACAGGGGTTTGGAGAAATTAATAGAACATCTGATTTCGGGTGGTGTTCATGGAGTGTTCATTCTTGGTACCACGGGGGAAGCCCCAAGTTTAAGCCATGCTTTGCGGGTGGATCTGATTAAATATGTATGTGATCAGGTAAATGGCCGAATACCTGTTTTGGTGGGGATTACTGATGTTTCTTTAAAGGAAGCGGTTCATATATCTGATAAATCTAAAGAATTTGGCGCTCAGGCTGTGGTGTTGGCGCCACCTTTCTATTATCAGATCGATCAGAACGAGTTGTATCATTTTACTGAACAGTTGATTGGTGAAATTTCGCTGCCGGTTTATTTATATAACAATCCTGGTTTAACCAAGGTTTCCTTTGAGATTGAGACGATAAGAAAGCTGCTCTCAAACCCTGAAGTCATCGGATTAAAGGACAGCTCCGCTGATATGGTGTATTATCATCGTCTTCTGAAAGTTGCACACGATTCAGAGGTACCTTTATTGATTGGTCCGGAGGAATTGCTTATGGAATCATTGTTAATAGGAGGGAATGGTGGAATTTCAGGAGGCGCAAATATGTTTCCCCAATTATATGTAAGCATCTATGATTCAGTTAATTCTGGTGATTTGAATAAGGCCCGCGAGTTACAGAGGCAGGTCATGGAATTAAGTGGGATAGTGTATAGTGGAAATGGATCAAGTAGTGTCATTAATGGGATAAAATGTGTGCTTAAACATATGCAAATATGCCCTAATGACTATATTGTGAAACCTTTGAATAAAGCCAGTAAAGATAAGTCAGAAAGAATAAATCAGTATTTAACCAATCAAAAATTATATGTTTGA
- a CDS encoding exo-alpha-sialidase, which yields MKNRNVILLVSILFLLIGCKNKEDTTDDINHVKVYYEDGRFAGWPANHGIWIWEDEVLVGFVEARYYDDGGFHTYDQSTARDKYARSKDGGLNWSIEDAYEHGQTGWRYNNRWDKNKTETPKELKEPINFTHPDLALTFLRQTNDTGPSHFYYSYDRGKTWNGPYELPNLGTEGIATRTDYIIDGQNELMAFFTVAKNNGKEGRILCARTRDGGRSWERVAWVGPEPDGFEIMPSSVRLSDSKILTVIRKRTGNGQDKLISYMTDDNGKSWKQSNDPVSNTGNGGSPPALVKLESGTLALAYIVRKNDGDGSRVCVKFSSDEGQTWGDEIVLRQDGATSDAGYPRMVQRPDGKLVLVYYWNNALQDDAPPYRFIAATIFDPKKVE from the coding sequence ATGAAGAACAGAAATGTAATATTATTGGTGAGTATCCTATTTTTATTGATTGGATGTAAAAATAAAGAAGATACTACCGATGACATAAATCATGTAAAGGTATATTATGAGGACGGCCGGTTTGCCGGTTGGCCTGCCAATCATGGTATTTGGATCTGGGAAGATGAGGTATTGGTTGGGTTTGTCGAAGCTCGCTATTATGATGATGGAGGTTTTCATACTTATGATCAAAGTACAGCACGGGATAAATACGCCCGGAGTAAGGATGGAGGTCTTAATTGGAGTATAGAAGATGCTTACGAACATGGTCAAACCGGATGGAGGTATAATAATCGGTGGGATAAAAATAAAACAGAGACTCCAAAAGAGCTTAAAGAACCAATTAATTTCACCCACCCCGATTTGGCATTAACCTTTCTGCGACAAACCAATGACACCGGCCCCTCTCATTTTTATTACTCCTATGATCGCGGCAAGACATGGAATGGGCCCTATGAGTTACCGAATTTAGGCACAGAAGGTATTGCCACCAGAACCGACTACATCATCGACGGCCAGAACGAGTTGATGGCTTTCTTTACCGTGGCGAAAAATAATGGTAAAGAAGGAAGGATCCTTTGTGCCCGTACCAGGGATGGAGGTAGGAGCTGGGAGCGTGTTGCATGGGTTGGTCCTGAACCGGACGGTTTCGAAATTATGCCCTCCTCCGTAAGACTCTCCGATTCAAAGATTCTTACAGTGATACGCAAGAGAACAGGGAATGGACAGGATAAGCTGATCAGTTATATGACCGATGATAATGGGAAATCCTGGAAACAATCGAATGATCCTGTTTCAAATACAGGGAATGGTGGCTCGCCACCGGCCCTGGTGAAATTGGAGAGCGGCACATTGGCGCTGGCCTATATTGTTCGGAAAAATGATGGAGATGGATCCCGCGTGTGTGTCAAATTCAGCTCGGATGAAGGACAAACATGGGGCGATGAGATTGTGCTCCGCCAGGATGGCGCTACTTCAGATGCAGGTTATCCTCGTATGGTGCAACGTCCTGATGGTAAATTGGTTCTGGTTTATTACTGGAATAATGCCCTTCAGGATGATGCTCCTCCTTACCGGTTTATCGCCGCAACTATATTTGATCCTAAAAAAGTTGAATAA